A stretch of the Uranotaenia lowii strain MFRU-FL chromosome 3, ASM2978415v1, whole genome shotgun sequence genome encodes the following:
- the LOC129751428 gene encoding serine protease 28-like, translating to MDGKMLVVAIFVLVEMGLSLGAAASGQCVCGIRQSRNDSVVPGEQIEPGEWPWQVGIYWWQGSKLNPPSRICEGVLMNGEGWVLTSANCLKDTHGNVLKTAGMVGHVGLVALQQNTEGSRRFGVGNVKINDELDLALVRLKVEDDEEWEGMPICFTYEMEEWDLLYGRYVYVLQQSHRHRLGGFEIVKLQLEKEVICHGLTLTVKAKAISDNNIKLKTRGTHYRDSARGTPLYIYKPEGWSLLGISNKVQPSLPGKLCQPGDYESFLSFSVDQVHEWIASELDEGFNSVETSTE from the exons ATGGATGGGAAGATGTTGGTGGTAGCGATTTTTGTTCTTGTGGAAATGGGGCTTAGTTTAGGGGCTGCAGCCAGTGGCCAGTGCGTGTGTGGAATTCGGCAATCCAGGAACGATTCAGTGGTACCGGGGGAGCAGATTGAACCTGGCGAGTGGCCCTGGCAGGTGGGAATCTACTGGTGGCAAGGCTCGAAACTTAATCCCCCTAGTCGGATTTGCGAAGGTGTTCTGATGAATGGTGAAGGATGGGTTCTGACGTCTGCCAATTGTTTGAAAGATACCCATGGGAATGTTCTGAAGACAGCCGGAATGGTTGGCCATGTGGGACTGGTGGCATTGCAGCAGAACACTGAAGGATCCCGGAGGTTTGGTGTTGGCAATGTGAAGATCAATGACGAGTTAGATTTGGCCTTGGTCCGGTTGAAGGTCGAAGACGATGAAGAGTGGGAAGGAATGCCGATATGCTTCACTTATGAGATGGAAGAATGGGATCTACTTTATGGTCGATATGTTTACGTACTTCAACAAAGCCATCGACATCGCTTGGGTGGATTCGAGATCGTGAAGCTGCAGCTGGAAAAGGAAGTCATCTGTCACGGACTCACGTTGACAGTTAAGGCGAAGGCCATTTCCGATAACAACATCAAGCTCAAAACTAGAG GTACCCACTATCGGGACTCGGCCCGCGGAACCCCCCTCTACATCTACAAACCGGAAGGCTGGAGTTTACTGGGGATCTCCAACAAGGTTCAACCCTCTCTTCCTGGAAAACTCTGCCAACCGGGGGACTACGAATCCTTCCTCAGCTTCAGCGTCGATCAGGTTCACGAATGGATCGCATCCGAATTGGACGAAGGCTTCAACAGTGTGGAAACTTCAACGGAGTAG